From the Chryseobacterium sp. G0201 genome, the window TCCGTATGTAAGTGTATTATTGGTAATACTATTGGTTAAAAAGTCTTTTGTTTTGGTAGAAACAGGAAGAATCGCCGTGACAATTTTCGGTTTGTCCAAATCAGCTACAGTAGACACTATCTGACCGTTTAAGAGTTTATTGGTTTGATAGTTGGTCGATTTAAAGCTCAATAGCTGTGTATTATTCTCTGAAATATCCGTTGGGAATATTTTGTTTTCATCATTGGTTCTGATAGACCATTCTTTGATTGGAACTGCCTCATTCAGTGGATCCATTTCTGCTCCAGCCCATATTTTTGTATTTTCAAAACCGTTGGCATACCAAGAGGAACGGGCGGTTTGGCGGAAACCGATCATACCCTTACCCTGAAAGTGGGTAAGAAGACCTCTATATTTGAAATCCTGAATAAGCATGTTATTAGAACGCCATTGGGTAAGCCGCTCAACCACTGATGATAATGGAACTCGGTCTAATTCATAATATGGAAATTGTTCTTTTTTAACTGCCCGATAAGTATTAAAATAAGGATTAAGCTCTCGATACGTAATATCGGTTGATATTTCCCCTTGTCTTATATTGACGATTCTCGAAATTAATGGAAGATAAGGATAATTATAGTGCAGCACATAGTTCTTATCACATTCTGAACCGACACAGTCAACAGGCTTTCCTGTTAAAATTATTTGCTGATTATCTCTGTTTAAGGTTAAAATACTGAAAGGGATTACTTTTTCATTATATACCTTCAACCAATATTTCGTTCTATAGAAGTTTATATTACTATTCGTTTGAATTGAATTTGTATTTTCTATATTATATGGTTCAGGAGAACTTGTACCAAAAGGAAAAGGACCATTGATAATAGGATTATAAACAATACTTTTATCTGTTGACCCGACAAGCTTATTGACGGAATAAGCAGCCACACTCACATTCGTCCATTCCTGGTTGCGGTGTGCATTCCATGCGTGATCATAAACAAGAACGTTAGCCACTATGATTTCAGATTTCCCATCACCATCAAGGTCACTTACATTGTATTGGAAATATCGGCTCATACCATAGCCACATCCACCCTCAAAAGAAGTATTATGTACGCCAGATGTTAAACTTTCTTGATTACGAGAATAGAAAATAAAATTATTTAGGTAAAATTGATTGAGTTTCTTTCCATCCGAAACATATAAATTCCAATTATAGGATTTATCGGCTTGCGGAACCAAAACATCCATTTTACTGTCTCCATTGAAATCTCCATATAACGCACCATCTACTATGCCATTTAATATTTGTCCTGAAAAGTTCCCAATACTTACCTTCACATAATTTCCGGTAGGTTGTTTACGAAAATTATAAGCATTTGTAATCGTTCCGTCTGGTTTTATTTGGATAATGTCCTGTATCCCATCTCCATTCAAATCAGCAAACCGGTTATTTTTATTATTATCCCCTGAATTATTAATATTTACTCCTTCATCATATTTATAAGTACTGTTATTAATGTCTGTATTTTCATCAATATCCATTAAAAATGATGAATAGTACGTGAAAAAATCTATTGTTCCTCCACCAGGTTGTATAATGTTAATATCTGGGTCTTCTATCTCTATACCAGAAACAATATGATCTCCATACTCTACATTCGAGGAATTAATTTGAGGCTGTAAGTGAGGTAATTGAGAATCAACAGGCTCTGTCGTATCAGAATTGCTAAGATTAGAGATCGTATTAAGATATGCAGGACTTGTGCATCGGTTTCTTCTGCTAAATCCTATCATTAGCTCTGAAATTCCGTCTCCGTTATAGTCATAACTATCTAAATAACTTACATTGAGTGGCACTGATGCAACACATTCAGAACCACCGCTCAATTCCCCCCCCGGATTATATATACTATAAGGAATTACTTTTGAGTATTCGAAATTTAGTTTGCTATTTGAAATGTCTACCGAATATACCTGAAATTCATAATTGGGTTTCTTAGGATCTGCTGTCGTTATTTTATGTGGGATGACTATTCCAATACTGTTCTTAACAAAATTGTTCTTTTTAAAGGTAACAGTTGTTACTTTTGCAAACTCTGAAGAAGTGAATTTCGATGAATCGTATTGTAATGTAATAGGGTCAACATCTAAGTATACAGAATTTTTATATTTTATCACTCCATCGGAGACATATTCAATATAATCTGCGATTCCATCCATATTGAAATCAGCATATTTTTTGGTGTTGAAATTGGTAATGTTATACGGATAAGACGTTTCTTCATTTCCTGTTGGATTCGGTTCAAATGCGAATGTTATAGGATTCGCAGATTGATCATTAGCATTGTATTCGAATATTTTACTCACCAACTGGTAGCTTGTTCCATGATCACCATACTCTACAGCATATCTTTTAAATTGATTTTCGTTCGACTTTACTTTAATTTCTTTCAGTAATTTCTTCTGAATAAATTCAATCCCGTTTAAATAGTTAATCTCTTTTAAAGTTCTTTCATTAAAATAATTAAATTCAATTGTATTAAAATTAGATTTACTTAATACTTCATTTCCACCCCATTGGATAGAAGAAATTACAGCAACATTATCTGATTGTGTATAGTTATACGTTATATAATTTCCATGTGCATCTTTCCACTTTACAATATTGTATTCCACAGGAGTTCTAGCGGCACTATTTCCTGAAGCTGTACCGCCATACCAAGCCTGAGAACCATCTTCAAAAGTCACCTCCCAATATTCAGGTCCTTGCCATAATTGTCCTGCAATTGTTCCTATGGATTTTATTTTGACATTGGAATATTTTTCGGTAACATATTCTGCTCCATCTTTACCATATTCCCCCGATTTTAGGATTAATCTTTGACCATTAAAGCTGTAATAATCTGAGTAATCTAGCTGGATTCCCTTTACTCCTCCATCTTTATAAATATTTTTCCCAATCCTTGAGATTGCAGTGATTCCGGATAAATTCCAACCATATCCTGCGATTCCGTTTCCTGACCCGCTGGTATACACAAGATTCATTTGAGGAGCAACAGTTTTTACTCCCGGAGGCAAAGCAATGGGTAACGTAAATTGTAACTGTCCCGCTCCGTTGACTTCAATATTTCCTTTTGTATCATGAAACTTCTTGTCAGTTGTTTCGGTAGTTCCGGTTGGATTACCGGCTCCGGCTCCGGAATCAATAGGCCCTCCGCCCGGATTTTCTGTCGAAGGTCCTACTTTGGCAATAAATGGATTGGAAACATCGGACTTAGCATGAAATCCTTGAGTTAGTACCACACTCTGTGGATCCTGAACGGTCCTTGATGTACTTTCTGACTGATATAATATCGTTTGTGAATATCCTAATACTGAGATACAAGATATAATGAATGAATAGAAAATTTTCATATTCTCTGTGCTTAAATTAATGGATAATAGATCGGAGTTATCCTATCTTTTTGTAATGTTTTTACTGAAAATTCTTCCGTCTTTTAAGATAAATCGTACAACATATACACCCCACTCATAGCCGGACATATTGATCTTCAATTGTCTGTTAAGACTTGGAATATTTTGTTGCTGGAATTTCCAGTGAACTGTACTATGTTGGTAAAGAGAAACAGATTCGATCAAAGCATCTACTTCTTCAGTCCAGTCTATTGTAAGAAAATCATTGACAGGAACAGGATATAATCTAATTTGCTTCAAAAAAGATTTTTCGTCAATTAGTGTCTGAGGTTGAGACTGAACTACTGGTGTTACTTTAGATTCTGCTTTTGCAGGTTCCTCAGTATTTTTACCGTTAACATTGGTTCCTCTAAATCGTTGGTTTCCCGCTTCATCATATTTAAAATAAACTTCAGTTTGAGAAAAACCTAAAAAACCTATAAACAATGAGAATATAGAAAATAGTTTTGTTTTCATTTGTTCTTTGGTTTTTAGTGTTTAGTGTTTAGAAGTTGTTGAACCTGCTCTTTCAGCTTCTTAAGGTCTTCGGATTGCTTTTCTAACTTTTCAATTTTTTCAAATTGAGATTTTATCTGCTTATTCTGTTCAATTGAATAAAGAGTAAGTTCTTCAATTTTCTCAAGAAGCTTGGCATCCATTTCACCCAAATTAATACCATTCTTCACAACTTCATCAGCTGATGGGATGTTTGGTAAATGGCCTTTTTCCTGAATATGCTTTTCTACTTCTTCTAAAGAATTAAGATTATACTCTTTTTTGAATACATAATCTGCCCAAACATTGGCTTTAACTTCAACTTCCTTTGCAGTTATTTTGCCTTCGAATTTTGCGGTTGCATTGTTGAAAAATTTAACCCATGTACCATGTAAGCCATCATTGATCCCAATATAAGTGGAGCCGTCATTAGCATTATCAGGAATAGAAAGTATTATATTATGACTAGCCCCTAGATTTCTTAAAACAGTATCTCCTGGTATAGCGCCAGAAGCTGCACAACCATTACAAGCCGATTTTGAAATTTCGAAGCGTCCAAATGGGTTGGCAAGCTCAATAGTTGGAATAAAGTCTCTATAAACCCTTAGCGTAGAAGTATTAGTTATTACAGGGTCAATATTCCCTCCAATCCTTACATTGCCATCAGGTAATACACGTAATCCCTCTGCATTATTAGCTTTGAGAATTAAAGCCTGACTATCTGTTGTTCCTACGAAATTATTTGAGGGACTAGTTCCTGAATTTCCCGTTGTATTCCAAGTTTGTGAAAATGTAAGAGTAGATAGCAGAATAGCTGCAATCAGTAATGATTTTTTCATAATTGTGTTTTTTAAATATTTTTGCAAAGCTAATATTATTTTCCTTAATTAAATATTTTTTTAAAAATACTTTAGTTCAATATGTTACATACTGTTTTATCTAAATAAAACACTTGTAAAATAAATCATACTTATTTAAAAAATTAAGAAAAAAATTTCATATTTAATTTTATATTATTATTAAATTACTCCTTTTTAAATTAAAAAACAAAAAACTCAAGATTTCTCTTGAGTTTTAATGATATATAAAATAATTATTTGCTTATAAATCTTCCGCTTCTGCCAAAAGCTCTACAATATCCTTAACAACAACTTCTTCATTCTTGTTAAAGTGCTTTACACCATCCGTCATCATTGTATTACAGAACGGGCAACCTGTCGCAATTACTTTAGGCTCTAAGGCTAAAGCTTCCTCTGTTCTTTCGATATTGATGTCTTTATTGCCTTTTTCAGGCTCTTTAAACATCTGCGCACCTCCAGCTCCACAGCAAAGGCCGTTGGTCTTGCAGCGTTTCATTTCTACAAGTTCGGCATCTAATTTTTCAAGTAGCATTCTTGGAGCTTCGTACTCGTTATTTGCTCTTCCTAAATAACACGGATCATGGAAAGTGATTTTTTTACCTCTGAAAGCTCCCCCTTCAATTTTTAATCTACCCTCTTCCATTAGTTTTCTAAGAAATTGAGTATGATGAATCACTTCAAAATTCCCGCCTAAGCTTGGGTATTCATTTTTAAGTGTATTGAAACAGTGTGGACAAGCTGTTACGATTTTTTTAACATCATAAGCATTCAGAACTTCAATATTCGTTAAAGCCATCATTTGGAAAACGAATTCGTTTCCGGCACGTTTTGCAGGATCTCCGGTACAACTTTCTTCCTGTCCGAGAACAGCAAATTCAACACCTATTTTATTTAGTATTTTACAAAAAGCTTTCGTAATTTTTTTAGCACGATCGTCAAAACTTCCCGCACAACCAACCCAAAATAAAACTTCAGGTGATTTTCCTTCGGCAGCATATTCTGCCATTGTTTTTATATGTAAATCCATTTATTGTAAAATGTATTTTTATATTAATGTAAAGTGTATTTAAAATTTTCAAGTTCAAGTAATTGTTGATCTGAAATTTTTTATACTGAAAAATTAATCATTCGCCCAATTCAAACGATCTGCCTGATTATATTGCCAAGGCGCAGCATTGTTTTCCACGTTTGTCATCATTAGATTTAATTCCTGTGGAGCAGCGGACTGTTCCATCACTAAGAATCTTCTCATTTCAAAAATAATAGAAAGCGGATCTAATAATATTGGACAAGCTTCTGTACACGCGTTACAAGTAGTACATGCCCAAAGTTCTTCTTTGGTTACATAATCATTCAACAACTTTTTGCCATCATCAACGAATGACCCGTTTTTGTCGATATTTCTTCCAACTTCTTCCAATCTGTCTCTCGTTTTCATCAAGATCAATCTTGGAGATAGTTTTTTACCTGTAATATTGGCAGGGCAAACAGAAGTACATCTTCCACATTCTGTACAAGAATATGCATTTAGTAATTGAACCTGATTTAAATCAAAAACATCTTCAGCACCAAATTTAGAAGGAACATCAGCTTCAGCACCTTCTGCCGGAGCAGCGTAAGGGTCTGCATTGGGATCCATCATTAATTTAATTTCCTTTGTAACAGATTCTAAATTGTTGAATTTTCCTTTCTTATCTAAGTTGGCAAACCAAGTACTTGGGAATGCTAAAATTATATGTAAATGCTTTGAATAATAAAGATAATTCATGAAGAAAAGGATTCCCACAAAGTGAAACCACCAGGCAGCCCTTTCTATACCAAATAAAAATCCGTTATCAAAACTGAATACTTCAAGAAACGGAACAAAAGTCATTTCGCTGATCGGGAAAGATCCTACTTTTATAAAATGATCATATCCTCTTGACTGAAGAATAAAATCTGAAGCGTTCATGGTGAAGAAAGCTATCATCAGGGCAAATTCAATGATAAGAATCCAGTTGGCATCATTCTTTGGCCATCCGAAAAGTTCTTTCATTGTTAATCTCTTAACACCATAAAAATTTCTTCGGATGAAGAATAATACAACTCCAATTACAACAAGAAGTGCTAAAACTTCTAATGTAGCCGTAAAGAAATTATAAAATGTATGTCCGAAAATTGTTGCTAAAAATCTGTGAGTTCCAAAGATCCCATCAACAATGATTTCTATTAATTCAATATTAATGATAACAAAACCTACATACACGAAAAGGTGTAGAATTCCAGCAACAGGACGTGCTGACATTTTGCTTTGTCCCATCGCAACTCGTGCCATGGTCTCCCAGCGTTCGGGTTTATTATCACTTCGGTTGATCTCTCTTCCTAATCTGATATTTCTATATATCTTTTGCAGACTTTTTGCAAAAAGCCCAAACCCTGCAACTAATAAAATCAGAAAAATAATATTATCGATATATTGCATAAGGTATATTAGTCTTTATTGTTCTTACCAAAAACGGAGAAGTTGATATATCTCTTCGGGTTGGCTTTCATATCTTCTATCAATGAGTTCAGGTTGGTAGATGCTGAATTAAGGTTGTTATAAAGCTGTTCATCTTTCATCAGCTTACCTAAACTTCCCTGTCCGTTATCAATACCTCCTATAACTTGGTTAAGCTTACCTACTGTAGCATCAAGATTTGCGATGGTAGCATTTAATTTTTTAGTATCAATACTTTCCGCAAGGTTTCCGTACTTGTCTAAAGTCACTTTACCGGTCTGCATTGTTACGCTTGCGTCATCCAATACTTTTTGAAGTTTCGGATCGTTATTACCAACCAAAGTATTCACACTTCCTGCCGTAGTTTGTAACGCTCCAACAGTTTTGTTAAGATTCGCAAGCAATAATCTGATCTCCTCTCTGTTTTGTGCGTTGACAACCTGATTGGCACTCGACATTAAAGAGTCTACTCTGTATAAAACAGTTTGTAATTGATCTTTAACAGGCCCTACCTGAGAAGAAAGACTTCCCAAAGTTCCCAATTTGAAAGCTCCTCGTAAAGTATCTCCGTCTTTTGCAGATGCTCCACCATACGCCAAATTAACTCTCATTTCTTTCCCCGACATTAATCCAGGTTCAAAAATTTCAAGAGTTGATTGTTTTGAGAACTCAAAATTATTATCGACAGTAATTTTTACGATAAAATGAATCTTTCCGTCTTTTGTAGTCTGAGGAACGATTTTATCAACCTGTCCTACCTTCAATCCATTGATCGAAACAGGGGAAGATTGCGCTAATCCCTCAACGTTATCATATTTTGCGTAAAATATATTATCGGTAGTAAAAAGGCTTCGGCCTTTCATAAATTGGAATAATATCACAAAGCCAACAATGGCTAAAATTGCTATTACACCAGCTTTTAATTCTTTACTGAACTTCACTTGCTAAATTTTTTCTATGAGCAAATATAATACATTTTAAATTAATGTTTTCTTTTATTGCTCTGCGTTAAATACAAAAAATGCGGCAAAAACTTTGCCGCATTTTATATGAATGAAATTAAATTTCTTATTGTTGTTGAGCTCCTACTTTATTCCAGATCTCAATTCTGTAGTCATCGATATCAGAATTGTCTTGTAAGCTCTTTAACCAAGCCTGACCGAACATTCCTGAGTTTCTCTGAGTAACAGACTCTGTGAACTGCTTAAGATCTCCAGGTTGTTTGTTTGTCGTTTCGTTCTTTTTAATTAAAACATAAACTCCTGTTCCACCTTCAACTGGGTTAGAAACTTTTCCTTTTGCAACTCCAAATGCAGCACCAGCTACTTTAGGCTCCATTGAACCTGCAACTGATGGGTTTAATAAATTAACCTGTGCAGATTGTTTTGTTGTTGCAAATAATTTAGCGATTTGATCTAAACTTGTTGCTTTAGCAGCAGTAATCTTATCAGAGATTTGTTTTGCAGCCAATTTATTTTTAACAATTGTTTCAATTTGATCTCTTACAGATTCAGGATCTGCAAGACCTTTTTCTTGTTTTCCGTTTAAGTAAACTACAATTTTATCTCCAGTTCCTTCTACAGTAAAGAATTCTGTATCACCTTTCTCTCTTTTCTTATCGAAAGCCCAACCTAAAATTTCAGCATCTTTATCTGTACCTAAGCCTTGAATTTGTCCGTCAAATCTCTTAGCCTGTTTAGGATTTGAGAATTGGAAGTTTGATTTTTTAGCAATATTCACGAAATCGTTGAAAGATTTCCCTTGAACTTGTTGGATGAATCTTCTTGCTTTCTTATCTGTATCAGCTTCAGTAGCATCAGAAGGCTTGATAGCTTTTACTAAGTTAGCCACTTTATAACCCATTGATCCAGCTTTCTTATCTTCAATATTGATGATATGATATCCGAATTGAGTTTCTACAACACCTGTTGCACCTTTAGGATTGTTCGCTAAATACGTTAAGAATTCAGGAACGAAAGGAGTTTCAGGAGTTGTCCATCCTAAGCTACCACCTTGTGCAGCAGAGTTTGGATCATTTGATAACTTAAGGAATTCTGTGAATTTAGCCGGAGTTGCTTTTACAATAGCTCCGATAGAATCTGCCAATTTCTTAGCTTGCTCCTTAGATCTTGTAACACCTTCTCCCGCAGGACTTCCTTTGAATGCAATCAAAATATGTCTAGACAATGTAGAATCAGAAGTCTTTTTACCAACTAATTTAGATACTACATAGAAGTTTTGTTCTTTATAAGGCCCAAAAGTCTGTCCAACCGCAGCAGTTGCAATTTGACCTTGTACAGCCTGTGGCAATTGTGTTGGCTTTAAATACTGATTGTTAAAAGGCATATCAGAATTAGCCATTACAAACATAGAATCGTTCGTTGTATTTTGGAAATTTTCTTTTCCTCCACTTGCATCAGTACCTCCTGAGAACAATTTTGTAATCTCTTTCTGAGCTGCAGCGTCATCAGCTGCACTTGGCTGAGAAGGGAAATAAACAACACCTATATTTCTGCTTGCTTCTGTCTTAAACATCACAGGGTGCTGCTTAATATAGTTAGCTAAGTCTTCAGTCTTAACGTTAATTTTAGTCTTTTGAAGGTAAGCAGTATAATCAACTTTCACAAAATCGATATCAGCTAACTGATCTCTTTGTCTCATTAATTCTTCCGCTTCTTTCTTACCTGTTGTGATACCTGTAGAAATATTTGCAAATACCTGTCTCGCCATTAGTCTGTATTCAACAGATTTTCTGGTTTTCAACCATTGGTTGTAACCTTCCGGGCTTGTAGCCTTCATTTCTTCGATCTGTTTTTTAAGCTCCTGAGTCTTAAAGTTTCCTTTTTCGT encodes:
- a CDS encoding MlaD family protein — protein: MKFSKELKAGVIAILAIVGFVILFQFMKGRSLFTTDNIFYAKYDNVEGLAQSSPVSINGLKVGQVDKIVPQTTKDGKIHFIVKITVDNNFEFSKQSTLEIFEPGLMSGKEMRVNLAYGGASAKDGDTLRGAFKLGTLGSLSSQVGPVKDQLQTVLYRVDSLMSSANQVVNAQNREEIRLLLANLNKTVGALQTTAGSVNTLVGNNDPKLQKVLDDASVTMQTGKVTLDKYGNLAESIDTKKLNATIANLDATVGKLNQVIGGIDNGQGSLGKLMKDEQLYNNLNSASTNLNSLIEDMKANPKRYINFSVFGKNNKD
- a CDS encoding (Fe-S)-binding protein, which translates into the protein MDLHIKTMAEYAAEGKSPEVLFWVGCAGSFDDRAKKITKAFCKILNKIGVEFAVLGQEESCTGDPAKRAGNEFVFQMMALTNIEVLNAYDVKKIVTACPHCFNTLKNEYPSLGGNFEVIHHTQFLRKLMEEGRLKIEGGAFRGKKITFHDPCYLGRANNEYEAPRMLLEKLDAELVEMKRCKTNGLCCGAGGAQMFKEPEKGNKDINIERTEEALALEPKVIATGCPFCNTMMTDGVKHFNKNEEVVVKDIVELLAEAEDL
- a CDS encoding SurA N-terminal domain-containing protein, translated to MAILGQIRSKPWLLMGVIALALLAFLVNPESIDKVFGKNPDVLGKVNGEKITREEYNDQLFVLQQQAEQQNQPKNGLEEQAWQLLVQSKLIKQQFEKMGFEMTEDYFWNQIQYDQMFAQQKQFFDEKGNFKTQELKKQIEEMKATSPEGYNQWLKTRKSVEYRLMARQVFANISTGITTGKKEAEELMRQRDQLADIDFVKVDYTAYLQKTKINVKTEDLANYIKQHPVMFKTEASRNIGVVYFPSQPSAADDAAAQKEITKLFSGGTDASGGKENFQNTTNDSMFVMANSDMPFNNQYLKPTQLPQAVQGQIATAAVGQTFGPYKEQNFYVVSKLVGKKTSDSTLSRHILIAFKGSPAGEGVTRSKEQAKKLADSIGAIVKATPAKFTEFLKLSNDPNSAAQGGSLGWTTPETPFVPEFLTYLANNPKGATGVVETQFGYHIINIEDKKAGSMGYKVANLVKAIKPSDATEADTDKKARRFIQQVQGKSFNDFVNIAKKSNFQFSNPKQAKRFDGQIQGLGTDKDAEILGWAFDKKREKGDTEFFTVEGTGDKIVVYLNGKQEKGLADPESVRDQIETIVKNKLAAKQISDKITAAKATSLDQIAKLFATTKQSAQVNLLNPSVAGSMEPKVAGAAFGVAKGKVSNPVEGGTGVYVLIKKNETTNKQPGDLKQFTESVTQRNSGMFGQAWLKSLQDNSDIDDYRIEIWNKVGAQQQ
- a CDS encoding (Fe-S)-binding protein, which encodes MQYIDNIIFLILLVAGFGLFAKSLQKIYRNIRLGREINRSDNKPERWETMARVAMGQSKMSARPVAGILHLFVYVGFVIINIELIEIIVDGIFGTHRFLATIFGHTFYNFFTATLEVLALLVVIGVVLFFIRRNFYGVKRLTMKELFGWPKNDANWILIIEFALMIAFFTMNASDFILQSRGYDHFIKVGSFPISEMTFVPFLEVFSFDNGFLFGIERAAWWFHFVGILFFMNYLYYSKHLHIILAFPSTWFANLDKKGKFNNLESVTKEIKLMMDPNADPYAAPAEGAEADVPSKFGAEDVFDLNQVQLLNAYSCTECGRCTSVCPANITGKKLSPRLILMKTRDRLEEVGRNIDKNGSFVDDGKKLLNDYVTKEELWACTTCNACTEACPILLDPLSIIFEMRRFLVMEQSAAPQELNLMMTNVENNAAPWQYNQADRLNWAND
- a CDS encoding cell wall anchor protein, translated to MKKSLLIAAILLSTLTFSQTWNTTGNSGTSPSNNFVGTTDSQALILKANNAEGLRVLPDGNVRIGGNIDPVITNTSTLRVYRDFIPTIELANPFGRFEISKSACNGCAASGAIPGDTVLRNLGASHNIILSIPDNANDGSTYIGINDGLHGTWVKFFNNATAKFEGKITAKEVEVKANVWADYVFKKEYNLNSLEEVEKHIQEKGHLPNIPSADEVVKNGINLGEMDAKLLEKIEELTLYSIEQNKQIKSQFEKIEKLEKQSEDLKKLKEQVQQLLNTKH